A part of Arachis hypogaea cultivar Tifrunner chromosome 12, arahy.Tifrunner.gnm2.J5K5, whole genome shotgun sequence genomic DNA contains:
- the LOC112727566 gene encoding probable 2-oxoglutarate-dependent dioxygenase AOP1 yields MGSEEKMKLPILNFTKEDLKPGSNSWSIACERVRKALEEHGCFVVVYDKVCDELENGVFNSMKELFDLPTETKMRNNYEGMPLKGYVGQIPKIPLHESMGIDEGTTLHNIQGFAQKLWPNGNHHLCKNLFEYAKIAEELDRMVARMIFESYGLMEEHYEAYMGSTSYLLRLLAHKSPKEVVDEPQLGLVCHTDKSFTTILHQNHVNGLMVETKDGNWIHVDFSPTNSFVVMAGDGLMAWSNERIKSPNHKVVMNNNKKNETRYSLGLFAFYKGILQAPEKLIDEEHPLKYKPFDHLALLNFSYSVNIKEYCGM; encoded by the exons ATGGGTTCTGAAGAAAAAATGAAGCTTCCAATTCTAAACTTCACCAAAGAAGATCTGAAGCCGGGAAGCAATTCCTGGTCAATTGCATGCGAGAGGGTGCGCAAAGCACTCGAAGAACATGGCTGCTTTGTAGTTGTGTATGATAAAGTTTGTGATGAGCTTGAAAATGGTGTTTTCAATTCCATGAAGGAACTGTTTGATCTCCCAACAGAAACAAAAATGAGAAACAACTATGAGGGGATGCCCTTGAAAGGCTACGTTGGACAGATCCCCAAGATTCCTCTCCATGAAAGCATGGGCATAGATGAGGGAACAACGCTTCACAACATTCAAGGCTTTGCTCAAAAATTGTGGCCTAATGGAAATCATCATTTATG TAAGAATTTGTTTGAGTATGCAAAGATAGCAGAAGAATTGGATCGAATGGTAGCAAGAATGATATTTGAAAGTTATGGTCTAATGGAGGAGCATTATGAAGCATACATGGGGTCCACAAGTTATCTCCTAAGGTTGTTGGCACACAAATCACCAAAAGAGGTTGTTGATGAGCCTCAACTGGGTTTGGTGTGTCACACTGACAAGAGCTTCACAACAATTCTTCACCAAAACCATGTCAATGGACTCATGGTGGAGACAAAAGATGGGAATTGGATCCATGTTGATTTTTCTCCTACTAATTCCTTTGTGGTCATGGCCGGCGATGGtttaatg GCATGGAGCAATGAGAGAATCAAGTCACCGAACCATAAAGTTGTGatgaataataataagaagaatgaAACGAGGTACTCTCTTGGTTTGTTTGCCTTTTACAAAGGGATTCTTCAAGCACCTGAAAAGCTTATAGATGAAGAGC